In Subdoligranulum variabile, the genomic stretch CGATGCCTTCGCCAACGCTTTCGGCCTCAACCGGCTGCTGGTGGGCGTCATCGTGGCGGCCATCGCGGCCTTCATCTTCCTGGGCGGTGTGCAGCGCATCGCCTCCGTCACCGAGAAGATCGTCCCCGTCATGGCGGCCTTCTACATCCTGGGCTGTCTGGTCATCCTGGTCATGAACGCCAGGGCCCTGCCTAACACCTTCGCCCAGATCTTTGTGCTGGCCTTTGATCCCCAGGCCATGGCCGGCGGTGTGGCCGGTGTTACGGTCCAGCAGGCCATGCGGTTCGGCGTGGCCCGCGGCCTCTTCTCCAACGAGGCGGGCCTGGGCTCCACGCCCCACGCCCACGCGCTGGCCAAGGTCAAGCAGCCCCAGGACCAGGGGGCAGTGGCCATCCTGGGCGTCTTCATCGACACCTTTGTGGTACTTACCCTCACCGGTCTGGTGCTGATCTCCTCCGGCCTCGTGCCCCAGGGCCTCACCGGTACCGCCCTGACCCAGGCGGCCTTCAGCCAGTCCTTCGGTGCCTTCGGCCCTATCTTCATCGCCATCTGCATGTTCTTCTTCGCCTTCTCCACCATCATCGGCTGGTATTTCTTCGGCCACACCAACTTCAAGGCCCTCTTCGGAGAAAAGGCCCTGCCCCTCTACAGCCTCATCGTGGTGGTCTTCATCCTGATCGGCTCCACCCTCAAGGTGGATCTGGTCTGGGCCATGGCCGACTTCTTCAACGGCCTCATGGCCATCCCCAACCTGCTGGCGCTGCTGGCGCTGTCCGGTGTGGTGGCTGCCATCGACCGCGGCCAGAAAAAGTAACGTCTCCCCAAAAACGGCAAGCGCCCCGCATCCGGATGTCCGGTGCGGGGCGCTTGTCTTGTTGAAAAAATCAGGCTGCCGTCTCAGGGGTGGCGGCCGGTGCTGCCGGTGCGGCAGGGAAGAGCGCCTGGAAGCGCTTCTCCACTTCCTGGTTGAGGTAGTCTTCCCCGGGATAGTTGCCGTCGTTCTCGCTGGCAAACTCGTCGATGATCTGCTCCCGCAGTTCCGCCTTGGCGGCGCTGTCCCGCTCCGCCTTGGTGTCGTAGCGGGTGCCGTCGTACTCGTAGTAGGACACAACACGCTGAGCCAGCTGTTCATCGGTCAGGCCGTTGGCAAAGCTGGCGAGAAAATCCAGGGAGTATCCGCTGCCGGTGCCGCTGTTGCCGGTGGAGCTGGTGAAGCTGTAGTC encodes the following:
- a CDS encoding alanine/glycine:cation symporter family protein — translated: MELFTALVEQASSFLWDYLLLFLLVGTGIFFTIRLRGVQLRRFGEGFRRVFGGFTLRGKKAGHDGMSSFQALTTAIAAQVGTGNITGCATAVVSGGPGALFWVWVSAFFGMATIYAEAVLAQHYKTVENGRVTGGPAYYIRAAFKGRFGRVLAGIFSVLIILALGFMGNMVQSNSIGDAFANAFGLNRLLVGVIVAAIAAFIFLGGVQRIASVTEKIVPVMAAFYILGCLVILVMNARALPNTFAQIFVLAFDPQAMAGGVAGVTVQQAMRFGVARGLFSNEAGLGSTPHAHALAKVKQPQDQGAVAILGVFIDTFVVLTLTGLVLISSGLVPQGLTGTALTQAAFSQSFGAFGPIFIAICMFFFAFSTIIGWYFFGHTNFKALFGEKALPLYSLIVVVFILIGSTLKVDLVWAMADFFNGLMAIPNLLALLALSGVVAAIDRGQKK